The segment GAATCTGACAGGGCGTATTTCGCTTCCAGGTATTTCTGTCAGAGATGATGCTTTTCAAATAGACTTAAAAGAGCCTGTTACAAAAAAAGATTTTACCGATAGGATTGCCGCAATCAGACCTGTCAGAGATGTAGTAAAGAGTGTTTATGCACTTGATGCTCCGGCACAATTATTTGCCGTACAGCTACGGCCACTGACTGCTGCAAAGGTGCAGGAAAAGATTCAGGAAGATATTATAAATAAATTTAAAGACAGGCTGCATAAAGAAAGAATAGATGTTTCTTTTCGGTTTGTTAAAAATATTTCAGAAGATAGGATGGCACGTGGTACAGAAGCAACCGGTACGGATTACCTGCCTCCTTTTTCAACAACGGACGCGGATCAGAAAGAAATGTCAAATCAGGTACAGATTCTTATGACACTCTCAAAACCCTTAACAAAGGAGGTTCTTGAAACGGTACTTGCATCTGCCGGATATCCGAATATTCTTGAGCAGGGACTTGAAGAAGGGAGAGAATACAAGGCCGTTCATCTTATCCTTGATACTCAGAAATCAGAAACGGTAAAGAAAACCTTGATGGACGCATTTGAAATACCTCAGCCGTTGAAAAGAATAGTAAGTATTGGCTCAACTGTTGCGAACGAAATGAAGGGACGGGCAATACTTGCCATCCTTTTCTCTTTTGTTGCAACAATATTATATGTTTGGTTTCGTTTCGGAGATTTTAAATTTGGCTCATCTGCAATTGTTGCCGTTATTCATGATATATTGATAGCCCTGGGGGCGGTTGCTGTAGCAGACTATTTGTTTGGGAATATGAAAATCGACAGCGCCATGGTGGCGGCATTCCTCACCGTAGTCGGATATTCCCTGAATGACACGATTATTATTTTTGACAGAATCAGGGAAAATATGGGAGGGAGAGGGAAAATACTTACCGCCCAACTGATTAATGAGAGCATTAATCAGACATTAGGAAGGACGATTTTAACAAGTTTCACAACTATAGGCGTGCTGCTTTCACTGTTTTTCCTGGGAGGACCTGAAATTCATGGGTTTGCATTTGTAATGTTGGTAGGTATTATTGTCGGTACCTACTCAACAATATTTATTGCTTGTCCTATGCTGCTCGGATGGGAAGGGTTCTCAGGCAGTGAGAAACTGCCACAACAGGTTTCTTCAACAAAGGGGAAAGAACCAACAGGGAAAAGCAGATAATTAGCTTTTTTCGTTGCATTACTTTATAACTCTTCGTGAAGGAATAAAAAGGAATGAAAAAAGATGTGCAGGTCGGTGTAATCTTAGGGATAATTATCCTGGCGATCATAGGGGTATTCCTGAGCACGAGAACTACCGTAAAAGAACCTGTTATTTATATCCCTGTGACAGAGGATAAACAGGCCAGCATATTGGATATAGACGACTTGCCGCTGGATTCTCCCGGCGATACCTCAGGGGCTTTCGTAGATGTTACATCAGCTCCCCGGGATGCGAGACAAAGAAAGGCCGCTGTTGCGGATGCAACAAAAAATGAAATGAAAGATATTGTTATTGAAGGTAACTGGCAGAAAGCAAAGGATGAAGAGATAATACAGGATAATTGGAGAGCTATTTATTCGGAAGATGTCAGAATGCCTGCCACAAGATTTCAGATACACAAGGTTCAGCCCGGTGAAGACCTTTCTAAAATAGCAAGAAGATATTACGGAGATGTATCTAAATGGTCAACTATTTACAACGCCAACCGGGATAAAATTCAGGATCATAATTTTCTTAGAGTAGGTACCGAACTTGTGATTCCTGGTATTGATATCCAGGAAGAAAAAAAAGTATCACAACAACCAAGATTGGAAACTACCCCCCCCTCGCTTTCTCAGGTAGTAGAAGTAGAAAGTGCAAAACCAGCCGGAAGAATACATGTCGTCCAGCAGGGCGATTCAATTTATAAACTTGCTGTTAAATATTACAATGACGGTACAAAATGGAATAAAATACTGGAAGCGAACAAAAAGGTTATAAAGGATCCAAAATCTATAAGAATTGGGCAAGAATTAATTATACCGGAACTTTAATACTGAAGGAGTGCAATTATTTATGAAGATAAGGAATATTTCCTTTTGGGTAAGCCGCCCTTTCTATTATCTGACAGCAACTCTGTTCCTGGCATATACGATGCTGTGTCTTCCCGCTCTGTACGCGCAAAGTAGCAAAGAAAATTTCCCACTGTATAAACATGATTTACAAAGAACGGGGAATACGGCGTTTTCAGGCCCCTCCGATGGTAACGTGAAATGGAGTATTTCCAGTTCCGGAGAGATCTGGTCATCGCCGGTTGTGGATTCAAAGGGGATTATCTATGTAGGAAGTACCGATGGTAATTTACTGGCTGTAAACGAGGATGGAAAAGTAATTTGGGCCTTTAAAGCAGCCGTGGAAATTCTTGCTTCTCCGGCAGTTGACGCAAATGGTACCGTTTATTTTGGTTCCGTTGATGGAAAATTTTATGCTGTCAATCCTGATGGTAAACTGAAATGGAAATTCCAGGCAAGGGCAGCCATTCACTCATCAGCTGCTGTTGATAAAAATGGCAATGTATATTTTGGTTCCTACGATGGGAAAGTGTATGCGGTTGGTTCTAACGGAAGGCTTTTGTGGAGCTATGCTGCAGATGCGCCTATTATGACCTCCTCTCCTGCCATAGGGCAGGATAATACTGTCTATATTGGTTCCTGGGATAAGCATGTGTATGCTTTAAATCCGGAGGGAACGCTGAAGTGGCGTTATGAAACCGAAGGTAAGGTTGATGCTACTCCTACGGTCGGCGCTGATTGTATTTATATTGCAAGTGTGGGGGGGAAGCTGTATGCCATTCGCTTTGACGGTACCTTGAAATGGGTTTTTGATCTCGGTAGCAGGGTGCACTCTTCGCCTGCAATCGATGCAGAAGAAACTTGCTACATCGGAACACAGGGGAATGTCCTGTGTTCCGTAAGAAAGGATGGATCCCTGAAATGGAGGTTTAAAACATCGGGATCTGTTACAGCAGCCCCTGTAATTGATACGAATGGCGTTGTTTACATAGGAGACTGGGACGGTAGGTTGTATGCCATTCAGAACGATGGATCTCTGAAGTGGAGTGCAACTCTTGGAAATGCATTACTTTCCTCCCCTGCGATCGATACAAAAAATAACCTGTATATTGGTTGTGTTGACTGGAGGCTTTACGCAATAGGTCAATAGCATTGCGGTTTTACAGATATTCCATACTACAATCCATCAACTTCTTGTTTTTTGTGCTTGTTTTTAAAAAATGCATAACCGTAAGACATTAATTAGATGAGGCTTACGTAAAGTTTGGAGCATTGGGTTTTTGTTATTTGAAATTGTTTCGTATTTCGAATTTGGCTGCGGCAAAAGGCCGCACCAATCCCGAAGGGATGTCATGATTATAGCAAAAGTCATACAAAAGATTTCTAACCCCGAAGGGGTGACATAGGAAACCCACAATCATCTTACAATCATGCCACCCCTTCGGGGTTGTTGGTTTTTGATTGTTCATTTACTATAATCATGTCAGCCCTTCGGGATTAGAAAATAAAAAATTAATCGTAATAGTTCATCGCAAAGGCGCAAAGAATGGATTTGAAATTGTTTCGTATTTCGAATTTGGCTGCGGCAAAAGGCCGCGCTAGGGTCATCAATATCACCTCATTTTTATGTGGCAGTTTTTATAAGTTAGTTCCTCAAATCTTCCTTAAAAAAAGGAATTTGCGGGTTGTTGTAAAACCGCTTAAATAAAATAAAAATTCCTGTACAA is part of the Candidatus Jettenia sp. AMX2 genome and harbors:
- a CDS encoding LysM peptidoglycan-binding domain-containing protein, whose protein sequence is MKKDVQVGVILGIIILAIIGVFLSTRTTVKEPVIYIPVTEDKQASILDIDDLPLDSPGDTSGAFVDVTSAPRDARQRKAAVADATKNEMKDIVIEGNWQKAKDEEIIQDNWRAIYSEDVRMPATRFQIHKVQPGEDLSKIARRYYGDVSKWSTIYNANRDKIQDHNFLRVGTELVIPGIDIQEEKKVSQQPRLETTPPSLSQVVEVESAKPAGRIHVVQQGDSIYKLAVKYYNDGTKWNKILEANKKVIKDPKSIRIGQELIIPEL
- a CDS encoding PQQ-binding-like beta-propeller repeat protein, with product MKIRNISFWVSRPFYYLTATLFLAYTMLCLPALYAQSSKENFPLYKHDLQRTGNTAFSGPSDGNVKWSISSSGEIWSSPVVDSKGIIYVGSTDGNLLAVNEDGKVIWAFKAAVEILASPAVDANGTVYFGSVDGKFYAVNPDGKLKWKFQARAAIHSSAAVDKNGNVYFGSYDGKVYAVGSNGRLLWSYAADAPIMTSSPAIGQDNTVYIGSWDKHVYALNPEGTLKWRYETEGKVDATPTVGADCIYIASVGGKLYAIRFDGTLKWVFDLGSRVHSSPAIDAEETCYIGTQGNVLCSVRKDGSLKWRFKTSGSVTAAPVIDTNGVVYIGDWDGRLYAIQNDGSLKWSATLGNALLSSPAIDTKNNLYIGCVDWRLYAIGQ